The genomic stretch GCAGCGGTGGGGGCAGTCTTGGCAATCTGGTTGCCCTCATTGTATTCATCGAACATGGAAATATAAATACCCTGGCAACCGAGGCGGGTCATATTGTAAAACTGCCGCCACATGAACTCGCCATGGACCCGTTGCCGCTCCTGCAGGTCACCCGGCATTACGCAGGGCTGGTAATCGATCCCATTCGCTTTGCAGAAATTGAGGTCCGGATAATTGACATCCGACAGGAACTGGTCCGATTCACTGATCTTACTATAACGGCCCACCATCCAGGGCGACAGCATATTGAAAGCCTTATACACTTCAATGAACCCGGGCCGGGAATCACTGGTCTGCCGGCGCCAGTGGGTGGGCACCCCGCCGATCACATAACAGCCCTGTTCCTTGAACCAGTTGATCAGGTCAATACAGGGCGCAGCAGCCCAGGGATGGTTATTATCGCTGAAGCCAAAACCCCAGATGCAGACAACCGGTTTGCCGTTCTGTCTGGCATAGGCGGATGAGCTGGTATAGGTCTTCATTTTATTGGTCCAGTCGGTCTTTACTTCGCTCTGCATATTGGTCCAGCCCGTAACATCATACATGATGTAGAACTTCCGCCCATATTTCTCTGCAGCAGCACGGACTTTGGCAGTCACGGCATCCCGGACAGGTCCTTCAATGCCATTGGGGTTGAAACGTTGCAGGGCCGCCACATCCAGGTTATACTGTTTCATCCAGGAGAAGTGGGTCTCCACGGTCTGGTCGTTAAAGGACGAGAAGAGATGGGCGGGCTGACCATTGCCCAGGTTGGCCCAGCCGGTGGCATAGGTATGAGTGTATTCACTGACGTCGGGCCAGGACTTGATACCATTATTGGTGGCAGCCGGGATCTTTGCCCAGTCCTGGGTCCAGTGCCACCAGGCGTCAATGGGCGAGCCATCGCCTTTGGCGGCAAACCAGCCCTGGTAACCGACCGTGATCTTCCCCACC from Candidatus Pseudobacter hemicellulosilyticus encodes the following:
- a CDS encoding glycoside hydrolase family 71/99-like protein, translating into MSNRYGWLIVALLMLGACGKSNGGDEPEKPPVSWPSPAGDVVGKITVGYQGWFAAKGDGSPIDAWWHWTQDWAKIPAATNNGIKSWPDVSEYTHTYATGWANLGNGQPAHLFSSFNDQTVETHFSWMKQYNLDVAALQRFNPNGIEGPVRDAVTAKVRAAAEKYGRKFYIMYDVTGWTNMQSEVKTDWTNKMKTYTSSSAYARQNGKPVVCIWGFGFSDNNHPWAAAPCIDLINWFKEQGCYVIGGVPTHWRRQTSDSRPGFIEVYKAFNMLSPWMVGRYSKISESDQFLSDVNYPDLNFCKANGIDYQPCVMPGDLQERQRVHGEFMWRQFYNMTRLGCQGIYISMFDEYNEGNQIAKTAPTAADVPAGSGMLALDEDGTACSSDYYLRLSGDGGRMFKKEIALTPAKPTAPMQ